The segment GGGACAGCCCAGGACATTACCGAGCGGAAGGAATTTGAAAATGCCCTCCTCGCTTCAGAGGAGAAGTATAAGCTCCTCTTCTACCAGGCTCCGCTTCCTAAATGGATCTACGACTTGGAAACTTTACGGATTCTGGATGTAAATGAAAGTGCCATCATGCACTATGGCTATAGCCGGGAAGAGTTTCTCCAGCTAACCGCCCAAGACCTTCGCCCGGAAGAGGATGTACCAGCCTTACTTAACTCCTTACTGAATGAAGAAACCGGAAAGGGAGTATACCGCTTGGGGTTATGGAATCACCTAAAGAAAGATGGCACGCTTATAAAGGTGGAAATTTCTGCCCATGCCCTGGATTATGAGAACCGCAATTGCCTGTTGGTGGAAGCCAATGACGTCACAGAAAAAGTAAAAGCAGAACAGGCGGTTAAGGAAAGCAATAATAGATGGGAAATGCTTTCTAAAGTTACCTTTGATGCAATTTGGGAGTGGGATTTAAAGTCCAATGAATTAATATGTGGAGTTAATTACAAAACACTTTTTGGGCAAAATCTAAGCGATAACAAAGAAGATTATCAAGCCTGGGATTTTTACCTCCATCCAGATGACAGACAGAGGGTAAATGAAAGCTTGAAAGCATTCTTGAAAAGCGGTGAAAGTACTTGGCAAGAGGAATACCGCAAGTTAAATAGCAAGGGTGAGTATGCCTACTGTACAGATAGAGCCATATTGATACGAGACGGGCACAACGAACCCGTTCGGATGATTGGAGCCCTGCGGGATGTTACGGAAAGTAAGCTAGCTGCAGAAAACCTGTTGATAGAGAAAAATTTTTCCGAGGCATTACTGGAAGCCACGCCAGATGGAATTGTTGGCTTCAATGAAAAAGGCGAAATCATTATCTTTAACAAGAAAGCCGAAAGCTTATTTAGCTATACGCAGGAGGAAATAATTGGAGCTTCCCTGACCAAGTTGCTACCATCTGACACGCATGTCGCCCACCTTGACCGCAGAGAAAACTTCTTCTCTAACCCCACAGAAAGCCAATTACAGGCCAGTAGCCGCGAAATGATAGGAGTCCGGAAAAATGGTAGTGAATTCCCGGTAGATGTTCGCCTTAACCTCTTACATTCTTACAAAGGCAGGATCGTAATCAGTAGTATAAGGGATATCACTCAAAGAAAACGGGCCGAGACGCAACTTAGGGAATCTGAAAAGAATCTGAAAGCCATTTTGAGCAGCTCACAGGAAGGTATTTACTTGCTAGACACAAACTGCCAATTGGTGTTGCTGAACGAGCACGCACAAGATATTATTCTGCGGGGGTACGGAGTTAACTGTAAACCGGGAGACCATTTTCCCTCTTTATTTGACACTGAACTCAATGGCAAGCTGGAAGTAATTTTTGAAAAAGTACTGGCTGGTGACAAATGGGAGTCAGAAAGGAACATTCCTCTACTGGAAGGTATGGCGCACTATCATTCCGTTTACTTCCCAGTAAGAGACAAAGAAGGTAACATAATAGGCATCTGCTGCTCTTCTAAGGACATTACAGAGAAAAAGAAAATTGAAGAAGCGATAAAAGTTGCCCAGGCTGAAAAAGAAGAATACCAATATAGGTTTAAAGCCATCCTTGACTACTCCCCACAAGCCATTCTCATCAAGGACCTGGAAGGGAAATATATTTTCTCCAATAAGGCTTTCTTAAAACTCTTTGATCTGGACCGCAACAATGAAGTAGGTCAACAATTAAAGGAAGTATTTGAAGATCAAATAACGCGGGCTGAGTTTCTGGCCAATGCGCCTGAGGTTGATTCAGATATTATTCTTACCAAAGAATGGTCTCAGCAAATCCACCTGCCTGATGGTAATATCCTAGACATGGAAATCCTTAAGTTTCCACTATATGACCAACAGAAACGCCTATTTGGTATCTGTACCATTTGCAAAGACATCACTGAGCAAATGAAGCACCAACAGCAGTTGATAGAGGCCAGGGAAAATGCTGAGCAAGCCGAACGCCTGCAGGAACAGTTCTTGGCAAACATGAGCCATGAACTACGCACTCCTATGAACGGTATCATTGGCATGGTGAACCTGCTCCTGACATCTTCTTCCTTACAACCTGATCAAAAAGGTCGTTTGCAGGTGATTCAACGCTCATCAGACACGCTGCTTAGCTTGATCAATGACATTCTGGACCTTTCTAAGATAAAGGCCGGCATGCTCACTATTGACAAAGTAAACTTTGATTTCAATGAGTCAATTGCTGGTACTGCTTTGTTGTTTAAAGAAAAGGCTAAGGAAAAAGGCATTAAGTTAACCGTTACTTCTAATCCATTTATACCCAGACTACTAGCTGGAGATCCACACCGCTTGAACCAGATACTTAACAATTTGCTCAGCAATGCCATTAAATTTACAGAAAAAGGCTTTGTACGGCTTGAAGCTTCACTCCAGAGCGAAACAGAAGATCAGGTGGTGGTAGAATTTGTGGTGAGTGATTCGGGAATAGGTATGGAAGCCGCCAACTTGCTTTACATCTTTGACAACTTTGCGCAGGCCTCTACTGATATTTCTAGTAAATACGGAGGCACTGGCCTTGGCTTGGCCATAACCAAGCGGCTGGTTGAAATGCAGGGCGGAGAAATCTCTGTGGCCAGTACGAAAGGGATAGGCACTTCTTTCACCTTCCACCTTCCTTTCAGCATCACCCAAGATACTAATATGGTAGTTAAGCCTTACTACCAAACAGCACATGTTCCTTTGAAGAAGGACTATAGTGGTAAACGGGCTTTAATTGTGGAAGATAATGACATCAACCAGGCAGTATTGGCTTCCAGCCTAAAACAGCACCACATGGACTTGCAGATTGCTAACAACGGCCAGGAAGCCATTGACTTGTTAGAAACCGGAGAGCATTTTGACATTATCTTCATGGATTTACGCATGCCTGTCATGAACGGCTTCCAGGCTACGGCTTATATCCGACAAAAGCTTCACAAACAAGTACCTATTGTGGTATTAACCGCAAGTGTACTGCGCAATGAGCGGAACCGCTGCCTGGAAATAGGTGCCTCAGACTACATGGCTAAACCCTTTGCCATGGCTGACCTTGCCCGCACACTGGAACAATTTGTCTCAAAAGAAGAGCAAATCTCTGAACCTGCGACTGAGCCAATTATAACTACTGATACACCTTTCCTCTCACATGCCCAACAAGGGGCCGAGTTTGATATTAGTCGCTTAATGGAACTTGAAGATCCTGAGTATATTCGTCATATTTTCACCCTCTTTACCGATAAGGTCCCCACTTATCTGCAGGAGTTAAAGAACAATTCATTAAATGGGAATTGGGAAGATTTTCTGGAGAAGACCCATAAAATAAGAGGAAGCCTTTCCTCTGTACAGATTGATGAAATTTACGGTTTAATTCTTTCCATTGAAGAAAAGGTTAGAGAAGAGAAGACCCTAAGTGGACTGGAACACCAGCTTGACAAATGCCTTTCCATCTACAACCAGTTGATTCCTTCTATCTACCAGGAAGTAGAAAAACAACTCGTTCCTCTTGAAGCTGATTTATAAGTACCCATATGAAAATATTGATTGCCGAAGATGAACCTATTACGCTTGCTACCATGCAGTTTCGGCTTAAAAAAGACGGGCATGAAGTCATTACTGCTAATAATGGTCAGGAGGCGCTTGACCTTTTAAAATCGCATACCCCTCATCTGGTAATTACAGATATCATGATGCCTTTTGCCTCAGGCTTAGAGGTGTTAACCTTTGTAAAGAATCAGGCCACCCCTGTGCCAGTAATTGTATTATCTGCCATGGGCCAGGAAAATGTAGTGGTAGAGGCCTTCACCTTAGGGGCAGATGATTACATCACTAAGCCTTTCAGCCCGAATGAGCTTGCCCTAAGGGTAAGACGCTTTGCGCTTAAAGCGTTTTAAAAGCAAACAGCTTTTAAAGAACAACTGGAATAGACGTTCTACAAGTAACAGCCAAATTTGGTGCACTCCTACCCCACTACTTATTTATTCTTACAAGCCCAGGCAAATGTGAACCCTAAGTTCTTCTACATAGCCATCGCTTTCACTACTGCACTTATTTTAGTGCTGGTGATGGCTTTGCTGGTGATGTTGCTTTTGAAGAATGAAGCGAACTTAAAACACCAGCAGCTTCAATCCCAGTTTAAAGATTGGCTTGTAGGCATTATCCTGGAAGAAACAGACGAGCACCATCAAAGCTTTGACGTTCCGGAGAACATAAGGCAGCTGTTAAAGAAGCGCTTTGCCAAAAGGGTTCTGCTACAAGAGTTGAAAGGGTTGAAGTATAGTCTAAGTGGCCAACCCGGACAGAACTTGGAAAAAGTTTACCGTCAATTAGATCTTCAGCTACTTTCTTCCAAAAATTTGCGCAGCAAAAAATGGCATTTGAAAGCCAGAGGAATTCAGGAAGTAGCTGCCATGAACCATACTGAGTTGATTGAAGATATTACGCTCTTAACCAACAACAAGAACCCAGGGATACGAATGGAGGCCCAAATTGCTTTGGTGTTACTGCAACAATACAAAGGGCTTCATTTCTTTGAAAATCTTGTGTACCCTTTAACAGAGTGGCATCAGATAAAACTGCTCCAACTCCTTGCCAACCAACCCATACCTTCAGAAGAAGTGATTACCAAATGGTTATTGTCTTCTAATGCCAGCGTTGTTCAGTTTACCTTAAAGTTGATTGGGGAACAACACGCCAGCCATTTCCAAAACGAGGTAATTTCTTGTCTGAGCCATAAAAGCGAAATCGTAAGAAAGCAGGCTATCATATGCTTAGGAGAAATACCTTCGGCTCCCGCAGCTTCCGCCCTTAAGTTTCTGTATGCCCATGAAACAGACAAAGAGCTACAAATGACCATTCTGGCGGAGCTCATCAAAACAGGCACCGCTACGGATGTTCCCTTCCTGCTGGAACTGCAGCAGACACAGGATGCAGACATCAAGTTAGCAATAGATAAAGCATTGTCTTACCTCCAAGAACAAGTGGTATCCTAAGCAGTATTGCCTAGTTCATTTTAAAGGCTCTGAGTACCCTATGGATCATTTATCTAATTTTTTTAGTTACGGCTTGCTTGCATATGCCTTGATTATGCTTTGCTGCTACCTTTTCTTAGGGACGCTGGCCATTTTAGAGGCAATTTCCTATTTGCGTAAGAGTAAGTTAACGGATTACAACCTTTTGGCCTCCTCTCCTTATGCACCTTCTGTAAGTATCCTGGCACCCGCCTACAATGAAGGAGCTAATATCATAGAAAACGTTAGGTCTCTGCTGAACATCTATTATAATCACCTGGAGTTAATTGTTATTAATGATGGCAGCAAGGATAACTCCATGGAGAAACTCATCTCTGCCTATCAATTAGAACCCGTTCAAATCACGTACAACCAGCGTCTGTCTACCAAAAAAGTAAAGGCCATCTACAAAAGCACCAATCCTGTTTATAGCAAGCTTTTGGTAATTGACAAGGAAAACGGCGGAAAAGCGGATGCCCTTAATACCGGAATAAATTTGGCCAGCAACCAATACTTGGTATGCATTGACGTAGACTGTATCCTGGAACAGGATGCTCTCTTAAAGCTGGTAAAACCTTTCATGGATACTTCTGACCAAAAGGTCATCGCTACTGGCGGCGTTGTCCGGATTGCAAACTCCTGCTTGTTTGAGAATGGCAAATTGGTGGAAGTAAACCTACCTAAACAATTTCTCCCACGGGTTCAGGCGCTGGAATACATACGCGCCTTCCTGCTGGGCAGAATGGCCTGGAGCCGCTTAAATGGACTACTTCTGATTTCAGGCGCCTTTGGAGCTTTTGACCGGAAAATAGCCATTGAGGCGGGAGGCTACGACCATTCCACCGTAGGGGAAGACATGGAACTGGTAGTAAGAATGCGACGGTACATGGCTGACCGGAAAATCCCTTACAAAGTAACCTTCATTCCTGATCCGCTGTGTTGGACCGAAGCGCCAGCCTCCTACAAGATATTAGGTCGGCAGCGTAATCGTTGGATGCGGGGCACTATTGAAACCCTGAAAATGCACCGGGCTCTGTTTTTCAACCCAAAGTATGGTTTGCTAGGGCTTATGAGCTATCCTTACTGGTTCTTCTTTGAATTTCTGGCTCCTGTCGTTGAGTTTATAGGACTTGTGATTTTCGTAATCTTAGCTCTTAATGGAATGATTAACTGGCCTTTTTTCTTGGCCATGACGGCTTTCATCCTCCTCTTTGGGTGGCTATTCTCCATTTTTGCTATTCTAATGGAAGTAGCCACATTCAACCAGTATAAAAAGAAGGGAGAAGTAGCCAACCTTATACTTACCGCGCTTATAGAACCATTCTTCTTCCACCCGTTTGTAGTTTGGTCCTCCATAAGAGGCATTGTTGACTTCCTAAGAAAGAGGAATAGTTGGGGCGAGATGACACGCCAAGGATTCAGTGCTCCAATAACAAAACTAGCTACACCAATAGAAGCAGATAAATTATAAACCTTTTTAACCTTATTCTAAAATAAACAAGCCCTCTGCTTACTTAAAGCAGAGGGCTTGTTTATAAGCTGATTTTTAGAAGATGCTTGAGAAGCACACAGCCTTTCTTACAGGCTTCCTTTAAGGAAATAACTCTTAGAACCTAAGTTGATACCCGACTGACCCATTCCATTGGCTTCCTTTTGTTTCAGGCATATATTCCCCTTTCTCATAAGTAGCCGCAAGTGAGAAAATGTGCCGCTGGTTCCAAGCATAACGGTAACCTGCCCCCATACGGTAAGTTTCTAGCCGGTAGGAGCTATTCAACCGATTGGCTTGCATGCGGTCGTCAGGGGAAACGCCTCTCCCTAAGGAAATAGAAATATAATCCTCAGCCCCTTTCAGGTAATATCGGGTAGTAAAGGAGTAGGATTGGGTAATAGCATTGCTTCCCGGAGACACATACGTTCTGGCGTTGAACCACAAGTTATGTAAGTATTTCCCAATGGAAGCCGTGTATATAAAAGTACTACTACCAAAATTCAGATAGCGAATGCCCCCCTCCGCTTCCCAAGCTTTAGGCAAGTTGGCATAGAGAGAGAAACCAGCCCTACTTTTTGGAAAAACTGGCAAATCAGGAGATCCCCCCACATTCACATAGGCATAGAAGGTCTTAGAGATACGCGGATAAGCTTCTGCTTCCACTTGCACCCCATTGTTGCCATATCTTTGCGAATAACTTACGCGGCCTGTAAAGGTGCCATGCTTTGTTTGCCGGCTATAATCTAGAGTTGCTAGGTGCCAGGGACTGGAAAACTGCCTATCAAAATAGGTGTAATCATATGACATACCAAGCTTATTCACAAAACTGAACTCTCTTAACTGTCCAACCAAAGAACGCAACTGGTCACTGCCGGAATTAACCTGAAGCAGACTATCGGCAAGGACGTATGCTTCCTTACTCCTTGAGAGGGCCGCCAGACTTCTAACTTTTCTGACACTCAATTCATTGGATTTAGAATTGTATTTTAATCCTTGTGAACTATAGGCTAGGGCTTGGGAGTAGTTTTTCTCAAAGAAACTGACATCGGCTAAGGCAAGGGTGGCATCTTCATACTCCGGCTTCTTTTGCAAAGCAGCTTTTAACACCACTAAAGATGAATCTGTTTGCTTATTCCAGTAATACAACCGTCCTAGAAAGATGCTGATGTCTATATACTCAGGGCTCTGCTTTAGGGCTTGCCTGCACAGATGAATGGCGGCTGGGTAGTCTTTTTGCTCGAAAGCAACCTTACGGGCCTGTTCAAAATACTTGTCTGGAGACAAAGATTGGGCTGGGCTTTTTGGCAGCAAAATAAAAAAAAGTGCAAAACTCAAAAAGACGAAACGAAGTGCTTTTGACATGATGTCAGATTCAGCACTAACAGGAATGGAATAAGAAGAAACAGACATTTACACAAAGGAAGTTACCATTCTTCGAAGGTAAATACTTTTTCAAAGCTTTCAATTATACAATTACTTGAATATAGATCATTACTAATTATATAAGCCTATTATCCTATAATCAAATAAAATCAGAACATCTAGCAAGCGTTATACTCCAATTATTACACTCCTACATGCTAGAATTTGACCCAACTTATTACTTCAAGTCCCTTCTCTAGAAATTTATTTGAAATGTCTGCTGCCTAAAGTCTTACCTTAATACTTTAAATTAGAAATACTTACTTCTATACAACTCATTGTATAACCCAATACACTATGAATTCCCAGAAAATTAGTTGATAGCCCTTCCCAATTGAATTGTTATAGGGATCGGTCTAAATGCACATACCCACCATCTACGTGGATAATTTGTCCTGTGATGTGGCTGGATTTTTCAGACAACAGAAAAACCACCATGTTGGCAATCTCTTCTGGCGTAGTCATGCGGTTCCCGAGTGGGATTCTGGAGGTGATTTCCTGAAGCTTCTCCTCTGGGTTAGGCAGGGTCTGAATCCAACTTTCATATTGGGGCGTCCAGCTTTCGGCCACCGCGATGGCGTTTACCCGGATGCCGTACTTAAGCAGTTCCACAGCCCATTCGCGGGTAAGGGCATTCCGACCCCCGTTAGAAGCGGCGTAGGCCGAGGTGTTCCCCTGCCCTGTTTCGGCCACCTTGGAGGTAATGTTCACAATAGCGCCTTTTGACTTGATAAGCTCCGGCAGGGCGTGGTGCGCCAGCAGGTAATAATGGATGAGGTTGCGGTGCAGTGAGGCAAGAAACCCTTCGTAACTGCCGTTCTCCAATCCAACACCATCGTTCTGCCCCGCGTTGTTCACCAAGCCATCTATCCGGCCAAATTCTCTTTTCACTGCTTCAATGGCCTGCTGGCATTCTTCTGGGTTACTGAGTTCAGCAACTACTGCAAATGCTTTTCCTCCTCCCTGCGTTACCTCGTTTACCGCCTCCTCGTTGTCTTCCTTGCTCCTCCCAATGATGACTGGGATGGCTTTTTCCTGCGCCAACACCTTGACAATCGCTTTGCCAATTCCCTTCGCCCCACCTGACACTAAGATGATTTTTCCTTCTAACTGTAAGTCCATATCTGTCTTTGAATGCGCCAGCTTGGGTGGCGTTTAGGAGTTAATTGTGTAAAAACGGCTAGCATTCTCCCCGAAGATCAGCGCCTGCTCGGCTTGGCTGAAACTAGAGAAATACTCTTGTATGATACCCAGCACTTCCTCGTAAATTCCGGCAACCAGGCAGACCGGCCAGTCAGAGCCGTACATGAGCCGCCGCACCCCGTAGGTTTCCACCACGGTGTCCAAGTAGAAAGCGAAATCATTTTGCTTCCAGGACTTCCAATCGGCTTCTGTGACTAGGCCGGAGAGTTTGCAGAACACATTCTGGTGCTCTGCAAAAGCTTTCATGTTCCTGCCCCACTCCGCCGTGTCACCTTGTTTAATGGCTGGTTTGGCCAAATGGTCTATTACGAAGGGTTGGTCTGGAAAGGCCGCCACAAACTCTTTGGTGTAAGCTAACTGATCCTGATAAATCAAGATGTCATAGGTGTAGCCGTACTTCTGTAGCTTCTGGAAACCTCGCTTAAACTCCGGCCGAAGCATCAGCGCCCGGTCCTGGGCACTCTGCAGAATGTACCGGAAGCCTTTCATCTTTTCAAATTGTTGGTAATGGGCCAGCTTCTCTTCCACCTGCTCGTCCAAAAAATCTACCCAGCCCACTACCACTTTCACGAAATTATGTCGCGCGGCAATCTCTAGCAGGAAGTCATTGTCTTCGTTTGCCTGCACTAAAACGCACCCTTCAAACCCGTTGCGCTCCAAAACGGGCTGCAGGTCCTGGGGCAGGAAATCCCGCCGGATGGCGGACATCTCCTCCGTGATCCAGCTGTCCCGCACGGGGTCAAAGGTCCAGAAGTGCTGGTGGGCGTCTATTTTAGGCATAGGCCTGCACCGACTGCTTAGAAGTGCCTAACCCGTCAATGCCTAGTTCTACTACATCACCGGGTTTCAGGTACACGGGTGGGTTCATGCCTAAGCCCACGCCAGCCGGAGTGCCCGTGGAGATTAGATCTCCTGGCAACAGGGTCATGAACTGGCTCAGGTAAGAAACCAGCACCGGAATGTTGAAAATGAGGTTGGAAGTGGAGCCGTTTTGCATGGTCTCACCGTTCACGGTAAGCCACAGGCGCAGGTTGTTTATGTCGCCTAGTTCGTCTGGCGTGGCCAGGAACGGACCAACCGGCGCGAAGGTGTCGTTGCTTTTGCCTTTCACCCATTGGCCGCCTCGCTCCAACTGGAAAGCACGCTCGCTGTAGTCGTTGTGCAGGACATAGCCGGCCACGTAATCCAGCGCCTCCTCTTCAGACACGTAGCTCGCTTTCTTGCCAATCACCACGCCCAGTTCCACTTCCCAATCCAGCTTCTCAGCACCTCTTGGGATTATCACGTCATCGTTCGGACCGCAAAGGGCAGTAGTGGCTTTAAAGAAAATAATGGGTTCTTTGGGAGTGGCAGCACCCGTTTCTTTGGCATGATCGGCGTAGTTCAGGCCAATGCAGACAATCTTGGAGGGACGCGCAATGGCCGATCCCACCCGAACGCCTTCCGGCACCTGGGTCAGCGTTCCTTCATTCTCCCGCACATAGTTCTCCAACCGTGTCAACCCGTTGTTTTGAAAAAATGCCTCGTTGTAATCTTCGCCAAAGGCAGATACATCATATTGAACATCGTTCAGGATCACGCCTGGTTTTTCCTGTCCGGGCGCACCAAATCTGAATAACTTCATAAAACTGTAATCGGGTTAAAAATGATTTTAGGGGTATTTTTCTAAAAGGAGATAAAAACTGATTAACTGTTCAGCTTGATGAAGCCGCCGTCCAAGGGGTAATCGCAGCCGGTAATGAAGCCGGCCTCGTCTGAGCACAGGAACAAGACCAAAGCGGCTACTTCCTCAGGCCTGGCCATGCGGCCGATGGGCTGGGTTTTGGATAGCTTCTGGAACATTTCTTCTTCCTGCCCTGGGTAATTTTTGGCGATGAAGCCATCTACGAACGGTGTGTGGACCCGGGCAGGTGAAACGCTGTTGCACCGAATGTTGAATGGCAGGTAATCTTTGGCCACAGACAAGGTCATGGCGTACATGGCTCCCTTGCTCATAGAATAGGCGAACCGGTCGGTCAACCCTACGTGTGCCGCAATGGAAGCCATGTTCAGGATGACCCCGCTTTGTTGTGCCTTCATAGAAGCCACCGCGGCTTGCAGGCAGTTGTAAGCGCCTTTCACATTCACCTGATAAATCCGGTCCAGATCTTCTGCTGAGGTATTTTCCAGGTTGCCTACGTGCGCGATGCCGGCGTTATTCACCAGAATGTCTACCTTACCAATCGCCTGGAAAACGGCCTTTACCTGCTCCTGCTGGCTTACATCACAGGCGTGACTCTGGGCGGTGCCCCCGTTTGCGGCAATCTGGGAAACGGTTTCCTGAGCGGTTTCAGGATGCAATTCTAAAATATGCACCTGAGCCCCTTGCTGGGCAAAAACCAGAGAAATGGCTCTGCCTATGCCGCTTCCACCTCCGGTGATGACCGCTGTCTTACCCGTTAATTTGAACATGTGGTTTTTATTTTGCTGACGCTTGGGTTTAAAATTTTCCTTTCGGGCCAAATCAGTCAAAACAGGCCCGAAAGGAAAATAAAGAGGATCGTGATTCTTTAGAAGTTTGCCCGCAGTGAAACGCCGTAGGTTGCCGGGTTACCCAGACGAGCTGCCCCGAAGTTGTAGGCGTAGTCAATGTATTTATCGTCGGTGAGGTTTCTGCCCCAGAAGAAAACCTCGTAGCGTTTGGCTTGCACACCCACTCTGGCATTAAGGGTGCTGAAGCCTTCCTGCGTTAACTGGTTTGCCACGTCAAAATATTGTTTGCCTAAGTATCGCCATTCGCCTCTGAGCACCAAACGCAGGTTCTGAGCTTTTCCCAAGCCGTAGCCGTATTGCAGGGCCAGCATAGACGTAATATCTGGGGTGAAGATCTGCTTGTTTCCGTTTAGGTTTACTTCTTCTCCGTCAGACGAGGTAATGAGGCTGGTGTACTCGGCATCGGTGTAGCCAAAGCTATAGCTGGTTTCTAGGCCTTTTACTGGGGTGGCATTCAGCTCCAGTTCAACGCCTTTGCTTTCCAATTTTCCCACGTTTCGGGTAATCACGATGGCTTCAGGCAGCACCAAGGTAGGCACCTGGGCATCGGTCACCTGGGTGTAGAACGCTGAAACATTTGCCGTCACCCGGTTCTGCAGGAATGCCGTTTTCAGGCCGATTTCATAATTATTGCTGTACTCAGGGTCATAGGCGAACAGCGGCGGCTGCGACGGGTCTGAGGAAAGCTGGGTGATCCCTCCTGTCCGGAAGCCCCGGCTGTAAGAACCGTACACGTGGTAATCGTCTGAAAGGTGGTACGCCAGGCTTGCCTTGGGCGAGAAAGCCTTGAAACTA is part of the Rufibacter tibetensis genome and harbors:
- a CDS encoding PAS domain S-box protein, giving the protein MPDTYRALNKIKNFKRLLTGLLSGLIFSGILIYGAYYNLNREKEISQWTLHAQEEIYQIERTISLVKDFETGSRGVLLTNKDEYEQPLKEASKNLSKVLAHLKKLSSDDLIQKSHYDSLFFYLNQKVAFSTSVIRLRQEQGPKIALQLFQTNEGLEYMDKIRHFADLMLLHEKDVLEQRKMESEKASSLTNLILSCSLLFFVLLLMYMVYKGWKQENEKEKAVQKLKEREEHFRALIENNSEAIVLKDIKESIIYWSPGAEKILGWTAEEAAQPGFSTLVHPEDRKRIQLQKEQIAANPSLPVKGTQRVLHKNGHYVWIEGETMNLLHQSSVHAIVSNFKDVSDRVAADLKVQEAHALLEKSVSNLNQIMDSSIDVICTIDALGRFAQVSAASAAVWGYPHEELTGKAFMDFVSDQDKELTKVVAISIMAGNPVTTFENYYVRPDGSLVPVLWSAQWSEKDQLMYCIAKDATEKKKLEKAFHLEQQRFNDLFMQAPSAICVLKGADHRFVSSNPLYNQLVGSNRIILGRTAQQAFPELIDQGFLTLLDQVYTSGEPFIGKEQLIQLDKEGNGNLTDIYANVVYQAYTNSLGEVEGIYFFGVDVTEQVLAKKKVEESEGNFRKLIEDLPAAVYTCTTDGQIKLFNRAAVELWGREPETEKDLWCGSWKTYDCNGHSLALEDSPMAATLKHEKPALDQEIIIERPNGERRYVKPHPVLSYNAAGDLIGGINILTDITESKNASEQIRRSETALAEAQRIAKIGSWSMDLLTQDLSCSKELYKVFDTDKEQFTGTFTSFLAFVNESDQANAWDTTYKAAYDGKPFEVEYNITTGKGENRIIHVIGSTQADDQGEVVRLFGTAQDITERKEFENALLASEEKYKLLFYQAPLPKWIYDLETLRILDVNESAIMHYGYSREEFLQLTAQDLRPEEDVPALLNSLLNEETGKGVYRLGLWNHLKKDGTLIKVEISAHALDYENRNCLLVEANDVTEKVKAEQAVKESNNRWEMLSKVTFDAIWEWDLKSNELICGVNYKTLFGQNLSDNKEDYQAWDFYLHPDDRQRVNESLKAFLKSGESTWQEEYRKLNSKGEYAYCTDRAILIRDGHNEPVRMIGALRDVTESKLAAENLLIEKNFSEALLEATPDGIVGFNEKGEIIIFNKKAESLFSYTQEEIIGASLTKLLPSDTHVAHLDRRENFFSNPTESQLQASSREMIGVRKNGSEFPVDVRLNLLHSYKGRIVISSIRDITQRKRAETQLRESEKNLKAILSSSQEGIYLLDTNCQLVLLNEHAQDIILRGYGVNCKPGDHFPSLFDTELNGKLEVIFEKVLAGDKWESERNIPLLEGMAHYHSVYFPVRDKEGNIIGICCSSKDITEKKKIEEAIKVAQAEKEEYQYRFKAILDYSPQAILIKDLEGKYIFSNKAFLKLFDLDRNNEVGQQLKEVFEDQITRAEFLANAPEVDSDIILTKEWSQQIHLPDGNILDMEILKFPLYDQQKRLFGICTICKDITEQMKHQQQLIEARENAEQAERLQEQFLANMSHELRTPMNGIIGMVNLLLTSSSLQPDQKGRLQVIQRSSDTLLSLINDILDLSKIKAGMLTIDKVNFDFNESIAGTALLFKEKAKEKGIKLTVTSNPFIPRLLAGDPHRLNQILNNLLSNAIKFTEKGFVRLEASLQSETEDQVVVEFVVSDSGIGMEAANLLYIFDNFAQASTDISSKYGGTGLGLAITKRLVEMQGGEISVASTKGIGTSFTFHLPFSITQDTNMVVKPYYQTAHVPLKKDYSGKRALIVEDNDINQAVLASSLKQHHMDLQIANNGQEAIDLLETGEHFDIIFMDLRMPVMNGFQATAYIRQKLHKQVPIVVLTASVLRNERNRCLEIGASDYMAKPFAMADLARTLEQFVSKEEQISEPATEPIITTDTPFLSHAQQGAEFDISRLMELEDPEYIRHIFTLFTDKVPTYLQELKNNSLNGNWEDFLEKTHKIRGSLSSVQIDEIYGLILSIEEKVREEKTLSGLEHQLDKCLSIYNQLIPSIYQEVEKQLVPLEADL
- a CDS encoding response regulator transcription factor encodes the protein MKILIAEDEPITLATMQFRLKKDGHEVITANNGQEALDLLKSHTPHLVITDIMMPFASGLEVLTFVKNQATPVPVIVLSAMGQENVVVEAFTLGADDYITKPFSPNELALRVRRFALKAF
- a CDS encoding HEAT repeat domain-containing protein, with the protein product MHSYPTTYLFLQAQANVNPKFFYIAIAFTTALILVLVMALLVMLLLKNEANLKHQQLQSQFKDWLVGIILEETDEHHQSFDVPENIRQLLKKRFAKRVLLQELKGLKYSLSGQPGQNLEKVYRQLDLQLLSSKNLRSKKWHLKARGIQEVAAMNHTELIEDITLLTNNKNPGIRMEAQIALVLLQQYKGLHFFENLVYPLTEWHQIKLLQLLANQPIPSEEVITKWLLSSNASVVQFTLKLIGEQHASHFQNEVISCLSHKSEIVRKQAIICLGEIPSAPAASALKFLYAHETDKELQMTILAELIKTGTATDVPFLLELQQTQDADIKLAIDKALSYLQEQVVS
- a CDS encoding glycosyltransferase family 2 protein, whose product is MASSPYAPSVSILAPAYNEGANIIENVRSLLNIYYNHLELIVINDGSKDNSMEKLISAYQLEPVQITYNQRLSTKKVKAIYKSTNPVYSKLLVIDKENGGKADALNTGINLASNQYLVCIDVDCILEQDALLKLVKPFMDTSDQKVIATGGVVRIANSCLFENGKLVEVNLPKQFLPRVQALEYIRAFLLGRMAWSRLNGLLLISGAFGAFDRKIAIEAGGYDHSTVGEDMELVVRMRRYMADRKIPYKVTFIPDPLCWTEAPASYKILGRQRNRWMRGTIETLKMHRALFFNPKYGLLGLMSYPYWFFFEFLAPVVEFIGLVIFVILALNGMINWPFFLAMTAFILLFGWLFSIFAILMEVATFNQYKKKGEVANLILTALIEPFFFHPFVVWSSIRGIVDFLRKRNSWGEMTRQGFSAPITKLATPIEADKL